One genomic segment of Syngnathus acus chromosome 1, fSynAcu1.2, whole genome shotgun sequence includes these proteins:
- the LOC119121205 gene encoding transcription factor IIIA-like, protein MEGAAWPRKRYICSFPPCTAAYDKQWKLDAHLCSHTGVRPHACPQEDCAKSFCTPHHLARHQLTHSGLRPFACTAEGCKEAFSTKSGRARHFGRMHAVRSESKLYACTADGCDAAFKKHQQLMAHMSESHHTHLPAYACTHDGCGLRFNFPSRLKRHLKVHQGYPCNQPGCTFTGATWTEFVRHRKAQHQTRVFCPECGKAFRDSWFLEQHGRVHADTRQVYRCLRENCGRAFTTPFNLQSHLRSFHDGLRPFACDHPGCGRTFAMKQSLRRHAVVHDPQRKKMARPKRRSRSLMSRLSGCSDRVAEGKASETREASEARDAPEPLELLHLLRDTALLGENPQELSVAPTLML, encoded by the exons atggagggAGCCGCGTGGCCGCGCAAGCGCTACATCTGCTCATTCCCGCCGTGCACGGCGGCCTACGACAAGCAATGGAAGCTGGACGCCCACCTCTGCTCGCACACCGGCGTCCGGCCGCACGCCTGTCCGCAAGAAGACTGCGCAAAGTCCTTCTGCACCCCGCACCACCTGGCCCGCCACCAGCTCACCCACAGCGGCCTGCGCCCCTTCGCGTGCACGGCCGAGGGTTGCAAGGAAGCTTTCAGCACCAAGTCTGGCCGCGCGCGGCACTTCGGCCGCATGCACGCCGTTCGGTCGGAGAGCAAGTTGTACGCGTGCACGGCGGACGGCTGCGACGCCGCGTTCAAAAAGCACCAGCAGCTCATGGCGCACATGAGCGAGAGCCACCACACGCACTTGCCCGCCTACGCCTGCACGCACGACGGCTGCGGCTTACGATTCAACTTCCCGAGCCGCCTCAAGCGACACCTCAAG GTTCATCAAGGCTACCCCTGCAACCAGCCGGGCTGTACCTTCACAGGCGCCACCTGGACTGAGTTTGTGAGGCACCGCAAGGCGCAGCACCAAACTCGAGTGTTTTGTCCGGAATGCGGCAAGGCTTTCCGCGACTCCTGGTTCCTGGAGCAGCACGGGCGCGTGCATGCCGACACGCGGCAGGTGTACCGGTGCTTGCGAGAGAACTGCGGCCGCGCCTTCACCACCCCTTTCAACCTGCAGAGCCACTTGCGCTCCTTTCACGACGGGCTGCGACCCTTCGCCTGCGACCACCCGGGCTGCGGCCGGACCTTCGCCATGAAGCAGAGTCTGCGGCGCCACGCCGTCGTACACGACCCgcagcggaagaagatggcgCGGCCCAAGAGGAGGTCAAGGTCACTCATGTCCCGCTTGAGCGGGTGCAGCGACCGGGTGGCTGAAGGGAAGGCGTCCGAGACCCGGGAGGCGTCCGAGGCCCGGGACGCTCCTGAGCCGCTGGAGCTGCTCCATCTCCTGCGGGACACGGCCCTGTTGGGTGAAAACCCTCAGGAACTGTCGGTGGCGCCGACGCTCATGCTGTAG
- the wdr83os gene encoding protein Asterix — MSSNNMADPRRQNKILRYKPPTTESNPTLEDPTPDYMNLLGMIFSMCGLMLKLKWCAWIAVYCSFISFANSRSSEDTKQMMSSFMLSISAVVMSYLQNPQPMSPPW, encoded by the exons ATGTCCTCGAACAACATGGCGGATCCCAGGAGACAAAACAAGATATTGCG GTACAAGCCCCCCACTACGGAGTCCAATCCCACACTGGAGGACCCCACCCCGGACTACATGAACCTGCTGGGCATGATCTTCAGCATGTGTGGACTCATGCTCAAG CTGAAGTGGTGCGCATGGATCGCCGTCTACTGCTCCTTCATCAGTTTCGCCAACTCCAGAAGCTCTGAGGACACCAAACAGATGATGAGCAGCTTCAT GTTGTCCATCTCAGCCGTGGTCATGTCGTACCTACAGAACCCTCAGCCCATGTCGCCGCCGTGGTAA
- the LOC119121279 gene encoding syntaxin-10, whose amino-acid sequence MSLEDPFFVVKGEVQKATARARSLFDRWEELLQDGTQVSRDELDWSTNELRNCLRAIDWDLEDLSETISIVESNPGKFRLGHEELQERRDFVERTRKSVQEMKDQLSSPSAVAQAEKKNKQAPPASADRSMQLDAHLVSANSRYIQEQQEQQQLIMQEQDDHLELVSGSIRVLKDMSGRIGDELDEQTIMLGDFADEMDQTSSRMDSVLKKMEKVSHMTSSRRQWCAIAVLVAIMIVVLILFFAL is encoded by the exons ATGTCGCTGGAGGACCCGTTTTTCGTGGTGAAAGG GGAGGTGCAGAAGGCTACGGCTCGTGCACGTAGCCTGTTTGATCGGTGGGAGGAGCTTCTGCAGGATGGAACTCAG GTGAGTCGCGATGAGCTGGACTGGAGCACAAACGAGTTGCGCAACTGCCTGCGGGCCATCGACTGGGACCTGGAGGACCTGAGCGAGACCATCA GTATCGTGGAGTCAAACCCGGGAAAGTTCCGCCTGGGCCACGAAGAGCTCCAGGAGCGGAGAGACTTTGTGGAGAGGACCAGGAAGTCTGTGCAG GAGATGAAGGATCAGTTGTCAAGTCCATCTGCTGTGGCTcaggcagagaaaaaaaacaagcag GCGCCACCGGCTTCAGCGGACCGCTCGATGCAACTGGATGCCCACCTGGTGTCCGCCAATTCCAGATACATCCAAGAGCAGCAGGAACAACAGCAG cTGATCATGCAGGAGCAGGACGATCATCTGGAGCTTGTGTCCGGAAGCATCCGGGTCCTCAAAGACATGTCGGGACGCATCGGCGACGAACTGGACGAGCAGACCAT CATGTTGGGGGACTTTGCGGACGAGATGGACCAGACATCGTCACGTATGGACTCCGTGCTCAAAAAGATGGAGAAGGTCTCACATATGACCAGTA GTCGGCGTCAGTGGTGCGCTATCGCCGTGCTGGTGGCCATCATGATCGTTGtcctcatcctcttcttcGCCCTCTGA
- the ier2b gene encoding immediate early response 2b, giving the protein MSDTTTTDTTMEVNAEARRILAVSISKLYASRSQRGGLRLHRSLLLSLVMRSARDIYHSSAPPAEPMETGPGEPAELDLESGLQADEPPAELSSTAGGGAHQEVEGEEEEATEDKENRSPNRRSRKRRGKTSVAPHFLPSKRARLEPGEERHAAPPPPPLPLPTSCRMGPAESLTSFSLNRVVPAC; this is encoded by the coding sequence ATGAGTGACACCACAACAACGGATACAACAATGGAAGTGAACGCGGAGGCTCGGCGGattctggccgtgtccataaGCAAGTTGTACGCGTCCCGGAGCCAGCGAGGCGGACTGAGACTTCACCGGAGCCTCCTGCTCTCTCTGGTCATGCGCTCCGCCCGGGACATTTACCACTCATCGGCGCCTCCGGCCGAGCCCATGGAGACGGGCCCCGGAGAGCCGGCTGAGCTCGACCTGGAGTCGGGACTCCAGGCGGACGAGCCCCCCGCCGAGTTGAGCTCGACGGCAGGGGGAGGTGCGCACCAGGAGGtcgagggggaggaggaagaggccaCCGAGGACAAAGAGAACCGGAGCCCGAACAGGCGCTCCAGGAAGCGGCGGGGGAAGACTTCAGTGGCGCCCCACTTCCTCCCCAGTAAGAGGGCGAGGCTGGAGCCCGGGGAGGAGCGGCACgccgcgccgccgccgccaccgctaCCGCTACCGACCAGCTGCCGAATGGGCCCCGCCGAGTCCCTCACGTCGTTCTCCCTGAACCGGGTTGTGCCGGCTTGCTGA
- the wdr83 gene encoding WD repeat domain-containing protein 83 isoform X2, translating to MSFPLPKPQTPQLPHHLLRTIDCQQGAVRAVRFNVDGQYLLSCGADKSLKLWSGSRGTLLKTYSGHGYEVLDADSSFDNSNICSCSSDKTVILWDVATGQVARKLRGHAAKINCVQFNEEASVILSGSLDGTVRCWDTRSRKNEPIQVLDEARDSVSSLKVSKHELLTGSVDGRVRRYDLRMGELHVDFLNSPITCVCFSQDGQCTLSSSLDSTVRLLDKSTGEMLGEYTGHTMKGYKLECCLSRKDTHVLSCSEDGHVYFWDLVEVSGKTIARSERVNASQRPCFRKALKCKKVVCH from the exons ATGTCATTCCCTCTCCCCAAACCGCAGACCCCCCAGCTTCCTCACCATCTGCTCCGAACCATCGACTGTCAGCAGGGAGCCGTCCGAGCGGTGCGCTTCAACG TGGACGGCCAGTATCTGCTCTCCTGCGGCGCCGACAAGTCTCTCAAGCTGTGGAGCGGCAGCCGAGGGACGCTGCTCAAGACCTACAGCGGCCACGGGTACGAGGTGCTGGATGCCGACAG CTCCTTCGACAACAGCAACATTTGCTCGTGCAGTTCCGACAAGACGGTGATCCTTTGGGACGTGGCCACGGGTCAGGTGGCTCGCAAACTTCGAGGGCACGCCGCG AAAATCAATTGCGTGCAGTTCAACGAGGAGGCCAGCGTCATCTTGTCGG GTTCCTTGGACGGGACGGTGCGCTGCTGGGACACCAGGTCCCGCAAGAACGAGCCCATCCAAGTTCTGGATGAGGCGCGAGACAGCGTCAGTAGCCTGAAGGTGTCCAAACACGAGCTGCTCACCGG GTCCGTCGACGGCCGAGTGAGACGTTACGACCTGAGGATGGGAGAGCTCCACGTGGACTTCCTCAACA GTCCCATCACATGCGTATGCTTCAGTCAGGACGGCCAGTGCACGCTCAGCTCCAGCCTGGACTCCACCGTCAGACTACTGGATAAGAGTACGGGAGAAATGCTGGGAGA GTACACGGGACACACCATGAAGGGATACAAGCTGGAATGCTGCCTGTCCCGCAAAGACACTCACGTGCTAAGCTGCTCCGAGGACGGACACGTCTACTTCTGGGACCTGGTGGAGGTCAGTGGCAAAACCATTGCTCGTAGCGAGCGGGTTAACGCTAGCCAGCGGCCATGCTTCCGCAAAGCGCTCAAATGCAAAAA GGTTGTCTGTCATTGA
- the ccdc130 gene encoding coiled-coil domain-containing protein 130 homolog isoform X2, translating to MGERKGTNKYYPPDFDPAKHGSLNGYHKTHALRERARKLSQGILIIRFEMPYNIWCDGCKNHIGMGVRYNAEKKKVGNYFTTPIYRFRMKCHLCVNYIEMQTDPAACDYVIVSGASRKEERWDMAENEQILTTEREEKEKLETDAMFKLDHGGKDKEKLNKALPSLAELQDYRAAWKDDFQLNSALRRKFRLEKKGIVEQKEKDDAVRARTNLNIPLLPEREEDKRLAALLSLQAPPDSYEDKQRSKRQEIATRSWFSSTPGGTTPASGASASEALLRKLGLQAKAAAVAKALGAPRTPLVRRKSDLREPSRAEPDRGSGSLVPSYSDSDSDGK from the exons ATG GGAGAACGAAAAGGAACAAACAAGTACTACCCGCCGGACTTTGATCCGGCTAAG CACGGCTCTCTCAATGGCTACCACAAAACGCACGCCCTGCGGGAGCGGGCCAGGAAGCTATCCCAAGGCATCCTCATCATCAG GTTTGAAATGCCGTACAACATTTGGTGTGACGGCTGCAAGAACCACATCGGCATGG GCGTCCGGTACAATgcggagaagaagaaagtggGCAACTACTTTACGACGCCCATCTACAG ATTCCGTATGAAGTGCCACCTGTGCGTCAACTACATCGAGATGCAGACGGACCCGGCCGCCTGCGACTACGTCATCGTCAGCGGCGCCAGCAGGAAGGAGGAGCGATGGGACATGGCCGAAAACGAGCAGATACTCACTACTG AGCGAGAAGAGAAGGAGAAGCTGGAGACGGACGCCATGTTCAAGCTGGACCACGGCGGCAAGGACAAGGAGAAGCTCAACAAGGCTCTTCCTTCACTTGCGGAGCTGCAGGACTACCGGGCCGCATGGAAGGACGACTTCCAGCTGAACAGCGCCCTGCGCAGGAAGTTCAGG TTGGAGAAGAAGGGGATTGTGGAGCAAAAGGAGAAGGATGACGCTGTGAGGGCGAGGACCAACCTGAACATCCCGCTCTTGCCTGAGCGCGAGGAGGACAAGAGGCTGGCGGCGCTGCTCAGCTTACAGGCGCCGCCTGACT CTTACGAGGACAAGCAACGCAGCAAACGGCAGGAGATCGCCACACGCTCCTGGTTCAGCTCCACTCCAGGGGGCACCACTCCCGCCTCGGGCGCAAGCGCCTCCGAGGCTCTGCTCCGCAAGCTGGGCCTGCAGGCCAAGGCGGCGGCCGTGGCCAAAGCGCTGGGCGCCCCGCGGACCCCCCTGGTCCGCAGGAAGTCAGACCTCCGGGAGCCATCAAGGGCTGAGCCGGACAGGGGTTCCGGCTCCCTGGTGCCCAGTTACAGCGACTCGGACTCTGACGGCAAGTGA
- the ccdc130 gene encoding coiled-coil domain-containing protein 130 homolog isoform X1, translated as MTTFQSEIVFVNDHVTNSFDHVHISALQCTESVSRAEVSSSSSSTWENEKEQTSTTRRTLIRHGSLNGYHKTHALRERARKLSQGILIIRFEMPYNIWCDGCKNHIGMGVRYNAEKKKVGNYFTTPIYRFRMKCHLCVNYIEMQTDPAACDYVIVSGASRKEERWDMAENEQILTTEREEKEKLETDAMFKLDHGGKDKEKLNKALPSLAELQDYRAAWKDDFQLNSALRRKFRLEKKGIVEQKEKDDAVRARTNLNIPLLPEREEDKRLAALLSLQAPPDSYEDKQRSKRQEIATRSWFSSTPGGTTPASGASASEALLRKLGLQAKAAAVAKALGAPRTPLVRRKSDLREPSRAEPDRGSGSLVPSYSDSDSDGK; from the exons atgacaacatttcaaagtgaAATCGTGTTTGTGAATGATCATGTCACCAATTCCTTCGACCACGTTCACATTTCAGCCCTTCAATGT ACTGAATCTGTGAGCCGTGCAGAggtgtcgtcgtcgtcgtcgtcaacATG GGAGAACGAAAAGGAACAAACAAGTACTACCCGCCGGACTTTGATCCG GCACGGCTCTCTCAATGGCTACCACAAAACGCACGCCCTGCGGGAGCGGGCCAGGAAGCTATCCCAAGGCATCCTCATCATCAG GTTTGAAATGCCGTACAACATTTGGTGTGACGGCTGCAAGAACCACATCGGCATGG GCGTCCGGTACAATgcggagaagaagaaagtggGCAACTACTTTACGACGCCCATCTACAG ATTCCGTATGAAGTGCCACCTGTGCGTCAACTACATCGAGATGCAGACGGACCCGGCCGCCTGCGACTACGTCATCGTCAGCGGCGCCAGCAGGAAGGAGGAGCGATGGGACATGGCCGAAAACGAGCAGATACTCACTACTG AGCGAGAAGAGAAGGAGAAGCTGGAGACGGACGCCATGTTCAAGCTGGACCACGGCGGCAAGGACAAGGAGAAGCTCAACAAGGCTCTTCCTTCACTTGCGGAGCTGCAGGACTACCGGGCCGCATGGAAGGACGACTTCCAGCTGAACAGCGCCCTGCGCAGGAAGTTCAGG TTGGAGAAGAAGGGGATTGTGGAGCAAAAGGAGAAGGATGACGCTGTGAGGGCGAGGACCAACCTGAACATCCCGCTCTTGCCTGAGCGCGAGGAGGACAAGAGGCTGGCGGCGCTGCTCAGCTTACAGGCGCCGCCTGACT CTTACGAGGACAAGCAACGCAGCAAACGGCAGGAGATCGCCACACGCTCCTGGTTCAGCTCCACTCCAGGGGGCACCACTCCCGCCTCGGGCGCAAGCGCCTCCGAGGCTCTGCTCCGCAAGCTGGGCCTGCAGGCCAAGGCGGCGGCCGTGGCCAAAGCGCTGGGCGCCCCGCGGACCCCCCTGGTCCGCAGGAAGTCAGACCTCCGGGAGCCATCAAGGGCTGAGCCGGACAGGGGTTCCGGCTCCCTGGTGCCCAGTTACAGCGACTCGGACTCTGACGGCAAGTGA
- the wdr83 gene encoding WD repeat domain-containing protein 83 isoform X1 has product MSFPLPKPQTPQLPHHLLRTIDCQQGAVRAVRFNVDGQYLLSCGADKSLKLWSGSRGTLLKTYSGHGYEVLDADSSFDNSNICSCSSDKTVILWDVATGQVARKLRGHAAKINCVQFNEEASVILSGSLDGTVRCWDTRSRKNEPIQVLDEARDSVSSLKVSKHELLTGSVDGRVRRYDLRMGELHVDFLNSPITCVCFSQDGQCTLSSSLDSTVRLLDKSTGEMLGEYTGHTMKGYKLECCLSRKDTHVLSCSEDGHVYFWDLVEGCLSLKLPVGQAVVQSLSFHPTQPRLLTASQGRVQVWAAEPEDPDANDDDGGAAL; this is encoded by the exons ATGTCATTCCCTCTCCCCAAACCGCAGACCCCCCAGCTTCCTCACCATCTGCTCCGAACCATCGACTGTCAGCAGGGAGCCGTCCGAGCGGTGCGCTTCAACG TGGACGGCCAGTATCTGCTCTCCTGCGGCGCCGACAAGTCTCTCAAGCTGTGGAGCGGCAGCCGAGGGACGCTGCTCAAGACCTACAGCGGCCACGGGTACGAGGTGCTGGATGCCGACAG CTCCTTCGACAACAGCAACATTTGCTCGTGCAGTTCCGACAAGACGGTGATCCTTTGGGACGTGGCCACGGGTCAGGTGGCTCGCAAACTTCGAGGGCACGCCGCG AAAATCAATTGCGTGCAGTTCAACGAGGAGGCCAGCGTCATCTTGTCGG GTTCCTTGGACGGGACGGTGCGCTGCTGGGACACCAGGTCCCGCAAGAACGAGCCCATCCAAGTTCTGGATGAGGCGCGAGACAGCGTCAGTAGCCTGAAGGTGTCCAAACACGAGCTGCTCACCGG GTCCGTCGACGGCCGAGTGAGACGTTACGACCTGAGGATGGGAGAGCTCCACGTGGACTTCCTCAACA GTCCCATCACATGCGTATGCTTCAGTCAGGACGGCCAGTGCACGCTCAGCTCCAGCCTGGACTCCACCGTCAGACTACTGGATAAGAGTACGGGAGAAATGCTGGGAGA GTACACGGGACACACCATGAAGGGATACAAGCTGGAATGCTGCCTGTCCCGCAAAGACACTCACGTGCTAAGCTGCTCCGAGGACGGACACGTCTACTTCTGGGACCTGGTGGAG GGTTGTCTGTCATTGAAGCTTCCCGTGGGCCAGGCGGTGGTCCAGTCCTTGTCCTTCCATCCAACGCAGCCGCGTCTCCTCACCGCCAGCCAAGGCCGCGTCCAAGTGTGGGCGGCCGAGCCGGAAGATCCCGACGCAAAcgacgacgacggcggcgccgCCCTATAG